A stretch of Clostridium sp. BJN0001 DNA encodes these proteins:
- a CDS encoding cadherin-like beta sandwich domain-containing protein: MNKRIKKIIAMTLTVCAFSAVSPMTLKSGFMMPQAVSASEDSYGITDLNFYQYDKEEDDDTELKLYENSRCDSSDELDFSRREKTYYTKTDGKFIKVDAEAEQGYTVKIFKNDSDTAYDSGEKVSLSSGDNIIYVRTYEDGKFDRENIKTGVEKTYKIYVKRSSEDDLSLKDIQVQYGNIAFSKDETSYDVNVKDRSQIEITAIPQNSDNKVRIDGNTTDSDNVGTVDLKAGKNKIDIDVEDEDSNVKTYVLNIYRGGGAPNDKSDLIDNEQDKVYLDELNITDSDDKTYDIHFSKYITSYDFKVDSDVDNITISALPYIDEDYENDDYRIRVNDSTVTSEKTVDLEENEENTIEVSVENRENDKVRTYKLNVTRGTVEDKDDDEDKKDENTDEDLGKDNKNSWAFNDSTHTYRYYDANGNIVINKWIQIDGKYYYADQNGDRKSGWLMCNGKYYYMDENGVMQTGWKVIGPTYYYLNSNGDMATGWIKPSGNEWYYMDSDGSMRTGWKQIGDSWYYMNSSGAMVTGKQIINGKSYNFSDSGILL, encoded by the coding sequence ATGAATAAAAGAATTAAAAAAATTATTGCTATGACACTTACAGTGTGCGCATTTTCTGCAGTATCTCCGATGACTTTAAAAAGCGGATTTATGATGCCTCAGGCTGTATCTGCCTCAGAGGATTCTTATGGAATAACTGATTTGAATTTTTATCAGTATGATAAAGAAGAAGATGATGATACAGAACTTAAGTTATACGAAAATAGCAGATGCGATTCATCAGATGAATTAGATTTTAGCAGACGTGAAAAGACTTACTATACAAAGACAGACGGAAAATTTATAAAAGTTGATGCTGAAGCTGAACAAGGTTATACTGTCAAGATATTTAAGAATGATTCAGATACAGCATATGATTCAGGCGAAAAGGTATCTCTTTCATCAGGAGACAATATAATATATGTAAGAACTTATGAAGATGGAAAATTTGATAGAGAAAATATAAAAACAGGTGTTGAAAAGACTTATAAAATTTATGTAAAGAGAAGTTCAGAAGATGATTTAAGTCTTAAAGATATACAGGTTCAGTATGGAAACATAGCTTTCTCAAAAGATGAAACAAGCTATGATGTTAATGTTAAAGATAGATCTCAAATTGAAATTACAGCTATTCCACAAAACTCTGATAATAAAGTAAGAATAGATGGAAACACTACTGATTCTGATAATGTAGGAACTGTTGATTTAAAAGCTGGAAAAAATAAGATAGATATTGATGTTGAAGACGAAGATTCAAATGTTAAAACATATGTTTTAAATATATATAGAGGCGGCGGAGCTCCAAACGATAAATCAGATTTAATCGATAACGAGCAGGATAAAGTTTATTTAGATGAACTTAACATAACTGATTCTGATGATAAGACTTATGATATTCATTTTAGTAAGTATATAACATCATATGATTTTAAAGTTGATTCAGATGTAGATAATATTACTATTTCAGCACTTCCATATATAGATGAAGATTATGAAAATGATGATTATAGAATTAGAGTTAATGATTCTACAGTTACTTCTGAAAAAACAGTTGATCTTGAAGAAAATGAGGAAAATACTATAGAAGTAAGCGTTGAAAATAGAGAAAATGATAAGGTTAGAACTTATAAACTCAACGTTACAAGAGGAACCGTAGAAGATAAAGACGATGACGAAGATAAAAAAGATGAAAACACAGATGAAGATTTAGGAAAAGATAATAAAAATTCATGGGCATTTAATGATAGTACTCATACATATAGGTATTATGATGCAAATGGAAATATTGTAATAAATAAATGGATACAAATTGATGGAAAATATTATTATGCTGATCAAAATGGAGACAGAAAATCAGGATGGTTAATGTGTAATGGAAAATATTATTATATGGATGAAAATGGAGTAATGCAGACTGGATGGAAGGTAATAGGACCTACTTACTATTATTTAAATTCTAATGGTGACATGGCTACAGGATGGATAAAACCTTCAGGAAATGAATGGTACTATATGGATTCAGACGGTTCAATGCGTACAGGTTGGAAACAGATAGGAGACAGCTGGTATTACATGAACAGTTCAGGAGCTATGGTTACTGGAAAACAGATAATAAACGGAAAGAGCTATAATTTTAGTGATAGTGGAATACTTCTTTAA
- a CDS encoding InlB B-repeat-containing protein — MKRNFISKLTALALLSSAITTAFPKGVSAEWMRNYNGTWNYIESGVSSIGWKYIGGRWYYFDKNRQMQTGVIQIEGKIYIFGEDGALLLNSAAIDGEFYNINSRGEVKGDNLPTPKRAFNALGENAVIIMPDHIMEDDDSRGPDVTPKKSDDEEESSLYSVTFKDDDGDKLRTSMVKYANELTLYTPYKSGYKFIEWNTDDDGDGTSYDAGDKIKIKSKKTLYAIWEKSTSDDDNKDEKIEIPVSSIEVTAADNKITTSKGTLQFTAKVLPVDATKSNVTWSVEDTTGHATIDSNGLLTAVNNGEVVVKATANDGSGEYGRMLVKITGQATSGTEPDNPDTPVTPKVSDVFLSRMSDASALNGKTYSVIRIIATDQNQDYVLDNVTADHIVINGGSSLKLNNCNIGDIEFYKSGVNTKDSKESPFTINSAASTVKQISVYNEEATIIGSGISKVNVSTKERVNIGDGSTITSIPEVNLNESSSKLIVNNSAQIAKVNVNLDAENSIITGDGIVSGIDAKATTNVYLKNSADNISGIINNKNEDGDVAINKQAAIDAVDKAENSSDTQFINEAVDAISKYIGSSYEIGNYTGNDDFVKALNDRLEIVKNGNSIDSNTSKALELINKLDSKISEAKTTYRNPECSELTQDADYSFSDGIVNETDGVTEPKRPEINFADLFNEAYKPIKNVEALNEKTYLELIAKLDAEKDKYDLIYNVYKFKDNTIDENATKEEVVEKLSAIGLKSTIENIPQEKIPGFLKRLNVQIDLLKPSEDFINEPIADKQQDINYAVNTSLTAEDAIETAKNDTESGINAVKALYRSDEKTLISGIDESRIASVKTYIDNALYSIDKSISLDESLNMTKPYEASKLLNDDSATNNDLNEYVQKYDDAALNYYTNEIKDGLFEDYDNEVLKSGIDISKIDDYKSLINNFRSNVYDISEITGYEYFADDQAKKLTDDYINKAKELLALKQKAIENLWNSINVTGALDATSEFSVKTVSANKQTYSIKITIPEISSFTYDNNATDPDKKGKLYLGSETPFYYNTALTEAYLKLNPLNAENIKIFARSGADKDWSEYSTYPSLRPMVINGDSSGKYEFSDDDGRKYSVIFKIGYSVSSSGRVYTIIMTPQ, encoded by the coding sequence ATGAAACGTAATTTTATAAGTAAACTTACAGCACTTGCACTTCTATCTTCTGCTATAACTACAGCTTTTCCAAAAGGTGTTTCAGCAGAATGGATGAGAAATTATAATGGAACATGGAATTATATAGAAAGCGGCGTAAGTTCTATAGGATGGAAATATATAGGCGGAAGATGGTATTACTTTGATAAAAACCGCCAAATGCAGACTGGAGTAATACAGATTGAAGGAAAAATATATATATTTGGAGAAGATGGAGCGCTTTTATTAAATAGTGCTGCAATTGATGGAGAATTTTATAATATTAATAGCAGAGGAGAAGTAAAAGGTGATAATCTTCCTACTCCTAAAAGAGCATTTAATGCACTTGGAGAAAATGCTGTTATAATTATGCCAGATCATATTATGGAAGATGATGATTCAAGAGGTCCTGATGTAACTCCTAAGAAAAGTGATGATGAAGAAGAGAGTTCATTATACTCTGTTACATTTAAGGATGATGATGGAGATAAGCTTAGAACATCAATGGTTAAATACGCAAATGAACTTACATTATATACTCCTTATAAATCTGGATACAAATTTATTGAATGGAATACTGATGATGATGGAGACGGAACAAGCTACGATGCAGGTGATAAGATAAAGATAAAATCAAAAAAGACTTTATATGCAATATGGGAAAAATCAACTTCTGATGATGATAATAAAGATGAAAAAATTGAAATCCCAGTATCAAGCATTGAAGTTACAGCAGCAGATAATAAGATTACTACATCAAAGGGTACACTTCAGTTTACTGCAAAAGTTTTACCTGTAGATGCAACAAAGTCAAATGTTACTTGGTCAGTTGAAGATACAACAGGTCATGCAACTATAGATAGTAATGGTTTATTAACAGCAGTTAATAACGGTGAAGTTGTAGTTAAGGCGACTGCAAATGATGGATCTGGAGAATATGGCAGAATGCTTGTTAAGATTACAGGACAAGCTACATCAGGAACAGAACCTGATAATCCTGATACACCAGTTACTCCAAAAGTATCAGATGTATTCTTATCAAGAATGAGCGATGCTTCTGCACTTAATGGAAAAACTTATAGCGTTATAAGAATTATTGCAACAGATCAAAATCAAGATTACGTTCTAGATAATGTAACTGCTGATCATATTGTAATTAATGGTGGAAGTAGTCTTAAATTAAATAACTGTAATATAGGAGATATTGAATTCTATAAATCTGGAGTAAATACAAAAGATTCAAAAGAAAGTCCATTTACTATAAATTCTGCAGCATCAACAGTTAAACAGATTAGTGTTTATAATGAGGAAGCTACAATTATAGGAAGTGGAATTTCAAAGGTCAATGTATCAACAAAAGAGAGAGTTAATATAGGAGATGGATCGACTATAACATCAATTCCTGAAGTTAACTTAAATGAAAGTTCTTCAAAACTTATTGTAAATAATAGTGCACAAATTGCAAAGGTTAATGTAAATTTAGATGCAGAAAATTCAATAATAACTGGAGATGGAATAGTTTCAGGTATAGATGCTAAGGCTACAACAAACGTATATCTTAAGAATTCAGCAGATAATATCTCTGGAATTATAAATAATAAAAATGAAGATGGAGATGTAGCTATAAATAAACAGGCAGCTATCGATGCAGTTGATAAGGCTGAAAATAGTAGCGATACTCAGTTTATTAATGAAGCTGTCGATGCAATAAGTAAGTATATAGGTTCATCTTATGAAATAGGAAATTATACTGGAAATGATGATTTTGTTAAAGCGCTTAATGATAGACTTGAAATTGTTAAGAACGGAAATTCAATAGATAGTAATACATCTAAGGCTCTTGAACTTATAAATAAACTGGATTCAAAAATTTCAGAAGCCAAAACAACATATAGAAATCCAGAGTGTAGTGAGCTTACACAAGATGCTGATTACTCATTCAGTGATGGAATTGTAAATGAAACAGATGGAGTAACAGAACCTAAGAGGCCAGAAATTAATTTCGCTGACTTATTTAATGAGGCTTATAAGCCTATAAAAAATGTAGAAGCACTTAATGAGAAAACTTATCTTGAGCTTATAGCAAAGCTTGATGCTGAAAAAGATAAATATGATTTGATTTATAATGTATATAAATTTAAAGATAATACTATAGATGAAAATGCAACCAAAGAAGAGGTGGTTGAAAAACTTTCAGCTATAGGTTTAAAAAGTACAATTGAAAATATTCCACAGGAAAAAATACCTGGATTTTTAAAGAGACTTAATGTACAGATAGATCTTTTAAAACCAAGCGAAGACTTTATTAATGAGCCAATTGCAGACAAGCAGCAGGATATAAACTATGCAGTTAATACATCATTAACAGCAGAAGATGCAATAGAAACTGCTAAAAATGATACTGAATCAGGTATAAACGCTGTAAAAGCTTTATATAGATCAGATGAAAAAACTTTAATTTCAGGTATAGATGAATCTAGGATAGCTAGTGTAAAGACATATATAGACAATGCTCTTTATTCTATAGACAAGAGTATAAGTTTAGATGAAAGTCTTAATATGACTAAACCTTATGAAGCAAGTAAGCTTTTAAATGATGATTCAGCTACCAACAATGATCTAAATGAGTATGTTCAGAAGTATGATGACGCAGCACTTAACTATTACACAAATGAGATTAAAGATGGTTTATTTGAAGATTATGACAATGAAGTATTAAAGAGTGGAATTGATATATCAAAAATAGATGATTATAAGAGTCTTATAAATAATTTTAGGTCAAATGTATATGATATATCTGAAATAACAGGGTATGAATATTTTGCAGATGATCAGGCTAAGAAATTAACTGATGATTATATAAATAAAGCTAAAGAACTTCTAGCTCTTAAGCAGAAAGCTATAGAAAATCTGTGGAACAGCATAAATGTAACTGGTGCGCTAGATGCAACATCAGAATTTTCAGTTAAGACAGTTTCTGCAAATAAACAGACATACAGTATTAAGATAACAATACCAGAAATAAGTTCATTTACGTATGATAATAACGCGACCGATCCTGATAAAAAAGGAAAACTTTATCTTGGATCAGAAACTCCATTTTATTATAATACAGCATTAACTGAAGCTTATCTTAAACTTAACCCTTTAAATGCAGAAAATATTAAGATATTTGCACGTTCAGGTGCAGATAAAGACTGGAGTGAATATTCAACATATCCATCATTAAGACCTATGGTTATTAATGGAGATTCAAGTGGTAAATATGAATTCTCAGATGATGATGGAAGAAAATATTCTGTTATATTTAAGATAGGATATTCAGTTTCAAGTAGTGGAAGAGTTTATACAATAATAATGACACCACAGTAG
- a CDS encoding InlB B-repeat-containing protein — MNLRGKKRTAFLFLLSAALCTASSQGVSAYWRKGYEGDYFYADKYYNAYTGWQTINGKEYYFDKSGVMQTGWVNSGDSEYYFDKNGVMQTGFIYDNLNEYYLDAEGVMQTGIIEVDGSIYIISDNGVVRKGNVIIDGQFYTLNDYGQVISRIKPTPKKKFNSFGVCTLVLHSSSSFDDPEDTSFYYGVNNWDKVRRDTDNIETYEVEFEDSDDDFSYTREVQEGHKIVLFEPTKSGYTFEGWEYDGKMYYAGEELYISDDITFTAEWE, encoded by the coding sequence ATGAACTTGAGAGGTAAAAAGCGGACCGCTTTTTTATTTCTTTTATCTGCAGCACTTTGTACTGCTTCTTCACAAGGTGTATCAGCTTATTGGAGAAAAGGATATGAAGGTGATTATTTCTATGCAGATAAATATTATAATGCTTATACAGGCTGGCAAACAATAAATGGGAAAGAATATTATTTCGATAAGAGCGGAGTAATGCAGACTGGATGGGTAAATTCAGGAGACTCTGAATATTACTTTGATAAAAATGGAGTAATGCAGACTGGATTTATATATGATAATTTAAACGAATATTATTTAGATGCAGAAGGTGTAATGCAGACTGGAATTATTGAAGTGGACGGATCTATTTATATAATTTCAGATAACGGAGTAGTAAGAAAAGGAAATGTAATTATTGATGGACAGTTTTATACATTAAATGATTATGGGCAGGTTATAAGTAGAATAAAACCAACTCCTAAAAAAAAGTTTAATTCATTTGGTGTATGTACTTTAGTGCTTCATTCATCATCAAGTTTTGATGATCCTGAAGATACATCATTTTATTATGGAGTGAATAACTGGGACAAAGTTAGACGTGATACAGATAATATTGAAACTTATGAAGTAGAATTTGAAGATTCTGATGATGACTTTTCGTATACTAGAGAAGTTCAAGAAGGACATAAAATTGTATTATTTGAACCTACAAAATCTGGATATACATTCGAAGGATGGGAATATGACGGAAAGATGTACTATGCAGGTGAGGAGCTTTATATATCAGATGATATTACATTTACAGCAGAATGGGAATAA
- a CDS encoding N-acetylmuramoyl-L-alanine amidase yields MKIKRRLVSFLATIVLFMGLIPSIKISAAVKYADINIISSTKITAEDAAKWAKSKNATDSFISLADIYWEYYKSCGNVNPAIAYVQAAKETGYGRFGGVINETYNNPCGMKTSSGGNDYDPNAHMKFNSWDEGVQAHLDHLALYAGATGYPKSNTYDPRHFVTIKGRAKTVNALGGNWAPSSTYGEEVNKMYNDLLSYSGYTPEYAEDYQAEEDEDSSSSLDPVKPDTSKPESSDAVKPSEEDNKTASSKNVGWKNVGGYWYYYTSQSSKATRWQKIDNKWYFFDNSGKMITGWLNYGSWYYLQKDGSMFTGFGDINGEKYYFVSSGEMKTGWQMMDNNWYYFCSSGAMLTGWIKPYNTWYYMFENGTMATGLREINGQQYYLDSSGAMATGWKMLDSKWYFFDSSGAMYKNGWFMYGQSWYYIYDTGIMATGWFNQNGNKYYFKNSGEMATGWTTIGDSTYYFDYSSGHMLKDSEIDGWIIDSEGKREERDPSYEGRGVIVVDPGHSTPIDEGAIATINGVTYNERELNMQVAIKLKYELESRGYTVYMTRTAFDTETVSVSNSLRKRVMVANNNSDVDFFISIHHNSATAAAHGVETYYSSYTQDSAFGGNYDFNRIAKSRAMATAINNSLAAKTGAYNRGAKDANLYVCRNTNVPSVLVECGFITNWSDATNCADSSYQNIEAQAIADAISQGIN; encoded by the coding sequence TTGAAAATTAAAAGGAGACTCGTGTCATTTTTAGCTACAATTGTTTTATTTATGGGGTTAATACCCTCTATAAAAATAAGTGCTGCAGTAAAGTATGCGGATATAAACATAATTTCAAGTACAAAAATTACAGCAGAAGACGCAGCTAAATGGGCAAAGTCTAAAAATGCTACAGATTCTTTTATAAGTCTTGCGGATATTTACTGGGAATATTATAAGTCTTGTGGAAATGTAAATCCTGCAATTGCTTATGTTCAGGCAGCTAAGGAAACTGGATATGGACGTTTTGGAGGAGTAATAAACGAAACGTATAATAATCCATGTGGAATGAAGACAAGCTCAGGTGGAAATGATTATGATCCTAACGCTCATATGAAATTTAATTCATGGGATGAAGGTGTACAAGCACATCTTGATCATCTTGCATTATATGCAGGTGCAACAGGATATCCTAAGTCAAATACATATGATCCAAGACATTTTGTAACTATAAAAGGAAGAGCTAAAACAGTTAACGCTTTAGGTGGAAACTGGGCACCAAGCTCAACTTATGGTGAAGAAGTTAACAAAATGTATAATGATTTATTATCATATTCAGGATATACTCCTGAATATGCTGAAGATTATCAGGCAGAAGAAGATGAGGATAGTTCTTCAAGTTTAGATCCAGTAAAGCCAGATACGTCAAAACCAGAATCTTCCGATGCAGTAAAACCTTCAGAAGAAGACAATAAGACAGCTTCATCAAAAAATGTTGGCTGGAAAAATGTTGGAGGATATTGGTACTATTATACATCTCAGTCAAGTAAGGCGACTAGATGGCAGAAAATTGATAATAAATGGTACTTCTTTGATAATTCAGGTAAGATGATTACAGGATGGTTAAATTACGGTTCATGGTATTATCTTCAAAAAGACGGTTCAATGTTCACTGGTTTCGGTGATATAAATGGTGAAAAATATTATTTTGTATCTTCAGGAGAAATGAAAACCGGATGGCAGATGATGGACAATAATTGGTATTATTTCTGTTCAAGTGGAGCAATGCTTACAGGTTGGATAAAGCCATATAATACATGGTACTACATGTTTGAAAATGGAACTATGGCAACAGGACTTCGTGAAATTAATGGACAGCAGTATTATCTTGATTCATCAGGTGCTATGGCAACAGGTTGGAAGATGCTTGATAGCAAATGGTATTTCTTTGATTCAAGCGGAGCTATGTACAAAAATGGATGGTTTATGTATGGACAATCATGGTATTACATCTATGATACAGGAATCATGGCAACAGGCTGGTTTAATCAAAATGGAAACAAATACTATTTTAAAAATAGTGGAGAGATGGCAACAGGTTGGACAACTATAGGAGACTCTACATACTATTTTGATTATTCATCAGGACATATGCTTAAAGATAGTGAAATTGATGGATGGATTATAGACAGCGAAGGAAAAAGAGAAGAAAGAGATCCAAGCTATGAAGGTAGAGGAGTAATAGTAGTTGATCCAGGACACAGTACTCCAATTGATGAAGGTGCAATTGCTACAATAAATGGTGTAACATATAATGAAAGAGAGCTTAATATGCAAGTTGCAATAAAACTTAAATATGAGCTTGAAAGTAGAGGATACACTGTTTATATGACAAGAACTGCATTTGATACTGAAACAGTAAGTGTTTCTAATTCTCTTAGAAAGAGAGTAATGGTTGCAAATAATAATAGTGATGTTGATTTCTTTATAAGCATACATCACAATTCGGCTACAGCTGCAGCCCATGGTGTAGAAACATATTATTCAAGCTATACTCAGGATTCAGCGTTTGGTGGAAATTACGATTTTAATAGAATTGCAAAGAGTAGAGCTATGGCAACAGCGATAAATAATTCTTTAGCAGCGAAAACAGGAGCATATAATAGA